The following proteins are encoded in a genomic region of Gossypium hirsutum isolate 1008001.06 chromosome D05, Gossypium_hirsutum_v2.1, whole genome shotgun sequence:
- the LOC107942034 gene encoding LOW QUALITY PROTEIN: phosphatidylinositol 4-phosphate 5-kinase 1 (The sequence of the model RefSeq protein was modified relative to this genomic sequence to represent the inferred CDS: inserted 2 bases in 1 codon): MEEVVLNEPSDVVLNAKKKKSDEEKDQLVVAVTTPTDHHHRSRSQAATRRVTPTTNAASFFTMGSGDTVEKFLPNGDLYIGSFSTNAPHGSGKYLWKDGCMYEGEWRRGKANGKGKFSWPSGATFEGDFKSGRMEGFGTFIGSDGDTYRGSWSSDLKHGYGHKCYANGDYYEGSWRKNLQEGHGRYVWSNGIEYVGEWKNGVISGRGTLIWANGNGYDGQWENGMPKGDGVFSWPDGSCYIGAWNGDNMKKTQKLNGTFYHGNDGKEHCLKGGESLVLMPRKRSSVDGRGSLGERNMNFPRICIWESDGEAGDITCDIIDNVEASMIYRDGFRQFRKNPCCFSGEIKKPGQTISKGHKNYELMLNLQLGIRYSVGKDASILRDLKPSDFDPKEKFWTRFPVEGSKLTPPHQSVEFRWKDYCPVVFRHLRDLFQVDPADYMVAICGSDALRELSSPGKSGSFFYLTQDDRFMIKTVKKSEVKVLIRMLPSYYQHVSKYENSLVTKFFGVHCVKPIGGQKTRFIVMGNLFCSDYRIHRRFDLKGSSHGRSTDKPEEEIDETTTLKDLDLNYVFRLQRNWFQELMKQIDRDCEFLEAERIMDYSLLVGLHFRDDNRGDKMGLSPFLLRTGKKDSYQNEKFMRGCRFLEAELQDMDRILAGQKPLIRLGANMPARAVRMSRKSDFDQYTQGGVGLFSHSGEVYEVVLYFGIIDILQDYDISKKLEHAYKSLQADPSSISAVGPKLYSKRFRDLXRKNFIEDE; the protein is encoded by the exons atggagGAAGTAGTGCTCAATGAGCCGAGTGACGTCGTTTTAAACGCCAAGAAGAAGAAATCCGACGAGGAGAAGGACCAGTTGGTGGTTGCTGTTACGACACCTACGGATCACCATCACCGGAGCCGATCTCAAGCTGCCACACGGCGCGTGACTCCCACGACTAACGCCGCGTCTTTCTTCACCATGGGTTCGGGTGATACTGTCGAGAAATTCCTCCCTAACGGTGATCTTTACATCGGTAGCTTCTCAACCAACGCGCCACACGGATCCGGGAAGTACCTTTGGAAAGACGGGTGCATGTACGAAGGAGAGTGGCGTCGTGGGAAAGCCAACGGGAAAGGTAAGTTTTCTTGGCCATCTGGAGCCACTTTTGAAGGTGATTTCAAGTCGGGTCGGATGGAAGGATTCGGGACGTTTATCGGATCCGACGGCGACACGTACCGTGGGTCGTGGAGCTCCGATCTAAAACACGGCTATGGTCACAAGTGTTACGCAAATGGGGATTACTACGAAGGATCATGGAGGAAAAACCTACAAGAGGGGCACGGCCGTTATGTTTGGAGTAACGGTATCGAATACGTCGGTGAATGGAAAAACGGAGTCATCTCTGGCCGTGGAACCCTGATATGGGCAAATGGAAACGGGTACGATGGGCAATGGGAAAACGGTATGCCCAAAGGAGACGGAGTTTTCTCTTGGCCGGACGGAAGTTGCTATATCGGAGCATGGAACGGAGATAAcatgaagaaaactcaaaagtTGAACGGGACGTTTTATCACGGGAACGACGGGAAGGAGCATTGCCTGAAAGGAGGAGAGAGTTTGGTGCTTATGCCGAGGAAAAGATCGTCCGTAGATGGAAGGGGAAGCTTAGGGGAAAGAAACATGAATTTCCCAAGGATTTGCATATGGGAAAGCGATGGTGAAGCCGGAGATATCACCTGTGATATAATTGATAATGTGGAAGCTTCGATGATTTACAGAGATGGGTTTAGGCAATTTAGAAAGAATCCTTGTTGTTTTAGCGGGGAAATTAAGAAGCCAGGACAAACTATTTCCAAAGGCCATAAGAATTATGAGTTAATGCTTAACTTGCAATTGGGTATCAG GTATTCTGTTGGGAAAGATGCCTCAATTTTGCGCGATTTGAAGCCAAGTGATTTTGATCCCAAGGAGAAGTTCTGGACCAGGTTTCCTGTTGAAGGATCAAAGCTTACACCTCCTCATCAATCTGTGGAGTTCCGGTGGAAGGATTATTGTCCGGTGGTTTTTAG ACATTTGAGGGACCTATTCCAAGTTGATCCTGCTGATTACATGGTAGCTATTTGCGGTAGTGATGCCCTTAGGGAGCTTTCTTCCCCGGGGAAGAGTGGAAGCTTCTTTTACCTTACTCAGGATGACAGATTTATGATAAAGACAGTAAAGAAATCTGAAGTCAAG GTTCTTATAAGGATGCTTCCAAGTTACTACCAACATGTTTCTAAATACGAAAATTCCCTAGTGACAAAATTCTTTGGTGTGCACTGTGTCAAACCTATAGGTGGCCAAAAG ACACGGTTCATTGTGATGGGGAATCTGTTTTGCTCTGACTATCGAATTCATAGACGGTTTGACCTGAAAGGATCCTCCCATGGCCGCTCAACTGATAAGCCGGAAGAGGAAATTGATGAAACCACTACCCTTAAAGACCTggatcttaattatgtgtttcGCCTCCAGCGGAATTGGTTCCAAGAGCTTATGAA GCAAATTGATCGAGATTGCGAGTTCTTGGAGGCTGAGAGAATTATGGATTATAGTCTTTTGGTTGGACTACACTTTCGGGATGATAATAGAGGTGATAAAATGGGGTTATCACCGTTTCTGTTGCGCACAG GCAAAAAGGATTCATATCAGAATGAAAAGTTTATGCGTGGCTGTAGATTCCTTGAAGCTGAGCTACAGGACATGGATCGGATTTTAGCTGGCCA GAAACCATTGATACGGCTAGGAGCAAACATGCCAGCAAGAGCAGTGCGAATGTCTAGAAAAAGCGACTTTGATCAGTATACACAGGGTGGAGTCGGTCTCTTTTCACATAGTGGCGAAGTTTATGAAGTTGTGTTATACTTTGGCATCATTGACATCTTACAAGACTACGACATCAGCAAGAAATTGGAGCATGCCTACAAATCACTACAAGCTGATCCTTCTTCAATATCAGCTGTTGGTCCAAAACTCTACTCGAAGAGGTTTCGGGATTT TAGGAAGAATTTCATTGAAGACGAGTAG